A genomic window from Streptomyces sp. WMMC940 includes:
- a CDS encoding cytochrome c biogenesis CcdA family protein, which translates to MSDIGYLAAFLGGLLALLSPCSALLLPAFFAYSIDTTSRLLARTCVFYAGLATTLVPLGAAGSFAGRLFYGHRDLLVALGGWLIIVLGVAQLAGLGFASRRLAEAGGRIRPTTAFSVYALGAVYGLAGFCAGPILGSVLTVAALSGSPAYGGLLLAVYALGMAVPLFVLALLWERYDLSRRRWLRGRTLRIAGRFELHSTSTLSGLFFIVLGTVFLVFDGTTALPGLLSVDDSFAVEQWASSAGRAVPDWVLLALVVAAAAIVLAVRGLRGRDRA; encoded by the coding sequence GTGAGCGACATCGGATACCTGGCCGCCTTCCTGGGCGGCCTGCTCGCCCTGCTCAGCCCCTGCAGCGCCCTGCTGCTGCCGGCCTTCTTCGCGTACTCGATCGACACCACCTCCCGGCTCCTCGCGCGTACCTGCGTCTTCTACGCGGGCCTGGCGACGACCCTGGTCCCGCTGGGTGCCGCGGGTTCGTTCGCCGGACGCCTCTTCTACGGCCACCGTGACCTGCTGGTCGCGCTGGGCGGCTGGCTGATCATCGTGCTCGGGGTGGCCCAGCTGGCGGGCCTCGGTTTCGCCTCCCGGCGCCTCGCCGAGGCCGGCGGGAGGATCCGCCCCACGACCGCGTTCTCGGTCTACGCCCTCGGCGCGGTCTACGGGCTCGCGGGCTTCTGCGCGGGCCCGATCCTCGGCAGCGTCCTCACCGTGGCGGCCCTGAGCGGGAGCCCCGCGTACGGGGGGCTCCTCCTCGCCGTCTACGCCCTGGGCATGGCGGTGCCACTGTTCGTCCTGGCCCTGCTCTGGGAGCGCTACGACCTGTCCCGCCGCCGATGGCTGCGCGGCCGCACCCTGCGCATCGCCGGCCGTTTCGAGCTGCACTCCACCTCGACCCTGTCCGGGCTGTTCTTCATCGTCCTCGGCACCGTCTTCCTCGTCTTCGACGGCACGACGGCCCTCCCGGGACTGCTGTCGGTCGACGACTCCTTCGCCGTGGAGCAGTGGGCCTCCTCCGCGGGGCGCGCGGTCCCCGACTGGGTACTGCTCGCCCTGGTCGTGGCGGCCGCGGCGATCGTCCTCGCGGTACGCGGGCTGCGGGGGCGGGACCGGGCCTGA